A single window of Thermoanaerobaculia bacterium DNA harbors:
- a CDS encoding amino acid permease yields MPSTEGSAPASAAAGVTLVRTMGRWTLAALVVNAVIGSGIFGLPATVSRLVGPAAPWAWILGAAGNGLVMLCFAEVASRFDTAGGAYLYARESLPRLFAILVGWLALLTRVTAASAGANLFTVNLAEFLPAAERESARIALLVLLIGGLALVNYRGVESGARWNNFFTVAKLVPIGLFVGAGGLFALTHAAPGLAAAASRPPATAGDWLQASLLICFAYGGYDGAMMAMGEARNPRRDAPFALLSAMGFLALLYTAVQLVVDATLADPAASPRALVDAARVILGPWGGALLAAGAVISIAGLLGANFLNAPRLGFALAEHRDLPEVFGRIHPAFRTPYVAILSFGFLVLVLAVYGSFEWSATLSAVSRLFVYGSTCIALLVLRRLRPNESRFTLPGGPIFPLLGIAFCLLLMSRMGSGDVLLLAAVAALATIHWAMVKRAA; encoded by the coding sequence GTGCCCAGCACCGAAGGTTCCGCCCCTGCGTCCGCTGCGGCGGGCGTCACGCTCGTCCGCACCATGGGGCGGTGGACGCTCGCGGCGCTGGTGGTCAACGCCGTCATCGGCAGCGGCATCTTCGGATTGCCGGCGACGGTGTCGCGGCTGGTCGGGCCGGCCGCTCCGTGGGCCTGGATCCTCGGCGCGGCGGGCAACGGCCTCGTCATGCTCTGTTTCGCCGAGGTCGCCTCGCGCTTCGACACCGCCGGCGGCGCCTACCTCTATGCGCGCGAGAGCCTGCCGCGACTGTTCGCGATCCTGGTCGGCTGGCTCGCTCTCCTCACCCGGGTGACCGCTGCCTCTGCGGGGGCAAACCTCTTTACGGTGAATCTCGCCGAGTTCCTGCCGGCGGCGGAGCGCGAGAGCGCGCGGATTGCCCTCCTCGTGCTCCTCATCGGCGGGCTGGCGCTGGTCAACTACCGCGGTGTGGAAAGCGGCGCGCGCTGGAACAACTTCTTCACCGTCGCGAAGCTCGTGCCCATCGGCCTCTTCGTCGGCGCCGGCGGACTCTTCGCCCTGACCCATGCGGCGCCGGGCCTCGCTGCAGCTGCCTCGCGCCCACCGGCGACCGCCGGCGACTGGTTGCAGGCGAGCCTCCTGATCTGCTTCGCCTACGGGGGCTACGATGGCGCGATGATGGCGATGGGCGAAGCGCGGAATCCCCGTCGCGATGCGCCGTTCGCGCTGCTCTCTGCGATGGGCTTCCTCGCGCTGCTCTACACCGCCGTGCAGCTGGTGGTCGATGCGACACTCGCCGATCCGGCGGCGAGCCCGAGGGCGCTCGTGGACGCCGCCCGGGTGATCCTCGGCCCCTGGGGTGGAGCCCTGCTCGCGGCGGGGGCGGTGATCTCGATTGCGGGCCTCCTCGGCGCCAACTTCCTCAATGCGCCGCGGCTCGGTTTCGCGCTCGCCGAGCACCGCGACCTGCCGGAGGTCTTCGGGCGCATCCACCCTGCCTTCCGGACGCCCTATGTCGCGATCCTGAGCTTCGGATTCCTGGTGCTCGTGCTCGCGGTCTACGGCAGCTTCGAATGGAGCGCCACGCTCTCGGCGGTGTCACGTCTCTTCGTCTACGGCAGCACGTGCATCGCGCTGCTTGTGCTGCGCCGCCTTCGCCCGAACGAATCCCGTTTCACGCTCCCGGGTGGACCGATCTTTCCTCTGCTGGGCATCGCCTTCTGCCTGCTGCTCATGTCGCGCATGGGGTCGGGTGACGTTCTGCTCCTCGCCGCCGTCGCCGCTCTGGCGACGATTCACTGGGCCATGGTGAAGCGCGCCGCCTGA
- a CDS encoding BrnT family toxin, producing the protein MHDRTYTLRSYEWDPEKAAANERKHGVDFATAVGVFDDDRAMTIRDLDSEREDRFVGIGMDPLARVLVVVFALRGEQVRLISARRANSWERRQYEEG; encoded by the coding sequence ATGCACGATCGTACATACACTCTTCGAAGCTATGAATGGGACCCGGAAAAAGCCGCAGCGAACGAGCGCAAGCACGGCGTCGACTTCGCGACGGCCGTGGGGGTTTTCGACGACGATCGTGCGATGACGATTCGGGATCTCGACTCGGAGCGCGAAGACCGATTCGTCGGCATCGGGATGGATCCTCTCGCAAGGGTCCTGGTCGTGGTGTTCGCTTTGCGCGGCGAGCAGGTGCGCCTGATCTCCGCGCGAAGGGCCAACAGCTGGGAACGCCGCCAATACGAGGAG